A genome region from Solirubrobacter pauli includes the following:
- a CDS encoding RNA polymerase sigma factor, producing the protein MDDDQFERLYAEEAAGLFSFLAYRTGDRGLAEDLLADAFERALRGRFNPRKGSAKTWLYAIALNVLRDHVRRAAAESRAYERVEDDRGRDVFADVEVRDELMRGMAVLSAEEREAIALRFGAALTVPEMAALLDEPLTKIEGRVYRALRKLREALA; encoded by the coding sequence TTGGACGACGATCAATTCGAGCGGTTGTACGCCGAGGAGGCCGCGGGGCTCTTCTCGTTCCTCGCCTACCGGACGGGGGATCGCGGGCTGGCCGAGGACCTGCTCGCGGACGCGTTCGAGCGGGCGCTGCGCGGGCGGTTCAACCCGCGGAAAGGGTCGGCGAAGACGTGGCTGTACGCGATCGCGCTCAACGTCCTGCGTGACCACGTCCGCCGTGCGGCCGCGGAGTCGCGGGCCTATGAGCGGGTCGAGGACGACCGGGGGCGCGACGTGTTCGCCGACGTCGAGGTCCGCGACGAGCTGATGCGCGGGATGGCGGTCCTCTCCGCCGAGGAGCGCGAGGCGATCGCGCTGCGGTTCGGCGCCGCCCTGACCGTCCCCGAGATGGCCGCGCTGCTCGACGAGCCGCTCACCAAGATCGAGGGTCGCGTCTATCGCGCGCTCAGAAAGCTGCGCGAGGCGCTAGCCTAG